CGGGAATGACGTTTGGTTTTGCAATGCTGTTCGGTCCGACGGGGGGTTATCTTGTCGGGTTCGTCTTAGCCCCCGCCGTCGTGAATTATGTTCTCTCCGGGTCGTCAAGCAGGTGGAGGCTTGTACTATCGGCAGCAGCGGGAACGCTTGTTATCTTCCTCGTTGGAAATCTCTGGCTCTGGAACCTGACCGGGGGCGGCATAACAGATACGCTTCTCCTCGGATTCGTTCCGTTCATTCCGGGTGCCCTGATAAAGATCGGTCTGCTTGTCGCGGTCGTAGAAGCTATTAGAATTGGGAGAAAAACCAGGTAATTATAA
This is a stretch of genomic DNA from Candidatus Neomarinimicrobiota bacterium. It encodes these proteins:
- a CDS encoding biotin transporter BioY; protein product: MNHIFKNVATQLKTYEETGVLRSAFLVGLFALLTALGALIRIPLPFTPVPITLQTFFVLLSGVMLGTTRGTLSQVAYVTAGAAGLPIFAGMTFGFAMLFGPTGGYLVGFVLAPAVVNYVLSGSSSRWRLVLSAAAGTLVIFLVGNLWLWNLTGGGITDTLLLGFVPFIPGALIKIGLLVAVVEAIRIGRKTR